TAACCCCTCTTGAGTCCAGGATCGCCTGGCGACGGCTAAATATATCAGCCGTTCATTCGATAATGCTTAATTGCCTCATCATACCTACACTAACTACACCTGGTTTGAACTAGCGGCTCGTTCAATAGCAAACCGGGAGGGGCGGCCTCCCGGTGCTGACGGTCACAGTTGAAACCCCTACGGCGTCAAGCGGGGTAGGGCTCCCGCTCCAGCTTGGCGCAGCGCTCCTCCAGCTCCTCGACGAGGTTGCCGTAGTCGGCGGCGCCGTAGGAGCGTTCGGCGTACTCCGCCACCGCGAGCTGGTGGCTGGGCGCCTCGTTTACCTTGGTGTTGGTGCGGATGATGGTTTCGGTGACCAGCTCGCCGAAGTGTTGCCGGATCATCCGCAAGAGGACGCGTCCCATCCGGGTGCGGCGGTCGTAGAAGGTCGGCAGGACTCCCAGCACGCGCACCTGGGGCAGGCGGGGATCGAGCCGAACCTCATTGATCGTCTCGACGGCTTCCAGCGCCGTCAGGTAGTCCAGGGAGACGGGCAGCAGCAGCAGTTCGGCGTAGCTGAGGATATTGTAGTTGAGAAAACCCATGCTGGGCGAGCAATCAAAGATGACGTAATCTAACTCGCTCAGGTGGGAGAAAGCCCGCGTGACGTGGTCGTAGATCGGTTGCTGAGTCTCCAGACGGCGCACGACCTCCAGCAGGCGTTTGCCGCCCGCGGTCATCACCACCAGGCCCTCGCGCACCCGCAGCAGCTCGACCTCGTCGCCGGTCAGCAGCTCGGCCAGCCCCGGCGTCGGCGGGATGGCGAAGTAGGCCGACACTCCACCCTGTGGATCGCCGTCGACCAGCATTACCCGCCGTCCGGCCGCAGCCAGACCGACGGCCAGGTTGACCGCCGTGGTCGTCTTGGCCGTGCCGCCTTTGGAGATGAAGACGCTGATCCGCCGCACAACTGACCCCGCAATCCCTTTACTAATAGCAGTAAGCTTACCTAGCTTAATTTATAGGTGCTGTTATGTCAATCAGATAAAAGCATCTCCCCCTGCTCGGGGGAGGCCGATCGCAAATGAGCTCTGGAAAAAAGGACAACGGCGTCATTACCGTCCATGACGACAGCTGCGGCTGGTAATCTGGCCGGAGGAGCCCTGGAATACTGCAGAAACCGCTAACCCGAGGAGTTGCGATGTGCGACATTGACCACGGCTACGACCAAACTGCTGGTGCCGGCATGGACGAAACCGCTCTCAAAGATGGTCTTTTGAATATCTACGCCTCGAACATGGGCGTAGAAGTCGATGGACTGGCCGGTGACACAACAGACACAGCCGTATCTTTGGCCAATCTACTGTACAAGTTTGTGCAGAGCGGTAAAATCAGCGCGGAGACCGGAGAAACAACGTATGTCGAAAAGGTCAGCACCTACCTGGACGGTGAGGCGGAGGAACCGCCTAGCAGAGAGTAGGGGTGACACAGATCCTATCGACATATCAGGCCGCGCAAGAACCTCAGTGGGATCCGTCTGGCCCACGTGATCGACTACGACACCGCGGTGCACCGGGCGCGGGTCAAGGTCGTCGCCGGGCCGGAAACGAACTGGTTGCGTATCTGGTCACCGC
The nucleotide sequence above comes from Candidatus Coatesbacteria bacterium. Encoded proteins:
- a CDS encoding AAA family ATPase, which encodes MKLGKLTAISKGIAGSVVRRISVFISKGGTAKTTTAVNLAVGLAAAGRRVMLVDGDPQGGVSAYFAIPPTPGLAELLTGDEVELLRVREGLVVMTAGGKRLLEVVRRLETQQPIYDHVTRAFSHLSELDYVIFDCSPSMGFLNYNILSYAELLLLPVSLDYLTALEAVETINEVRLDPRLPQVRVLGVLPTFYDRRTRMGRVLLRMIRQHFGELVTETIIRTNTKVNEAPSHQLAVAEYAERSYGAADYGNLVEELEERCAKLEREPYPA